In Antennarius striatus isolate MH-2024 chromosome 8, ASM4005453v1, whole genome shotgun sequence, a single window of DNA contains:
- the dgke gene encoding diacylglycerol kinase epsilon isoform X1: MCRGGDEAPDDCGSREEWTLLFWTSLAVIVPVIITLWCSAQSSKRKTHMKDFFRKSKHGWRYTDLFNKPTYCCVCAQHILRGAFCDCCGVCADEQCLRRADRSLSCKEIMAPFSPDGAVEHRWVRGNVPLASYCAVCKQQCGTQPKLCDFRCVWCQTTVHDDCMDAQEDAGQCDLGEFHDLIIPPHYLYLVNKLRRRHPDEYSKLAASCGSGWTPVLVLANTRSGNNMGEALLGEFRTLLNPVQVFDLSVLTPSKALQLCTLLPPGSVRVLVCGGDGTVGWVLDAIDAMKLKGQDQFMPRVTILPLGTGNDLSNTLGWGAGYAGEIPVEQVLRNILDAEVVKMDRWKVQVASKGLYFRKPKVSWICCPGLVGGALDSQEAACPLQVLSMNNYFSVGPDALMALNFHAHREKTPSFFSSRIINKAVYFLYGTKDCLVQECKDLDKRIELDLDGERVTLPSLEGIIVCNIGYWGGGCRLWEGMGDEPCPPTRLDDGLLEVVGVFGSFHCAQIQVKLANPIRLGQAHTVRLVLKSSKMPMQVDGEPWAQGPCTITITHKTQTLMLYHSAEQTDDDDDESSASETESPTPHGSPKPQGPVSAQA; the protein is encoded by the exons ATGTGTCGGGGAGGAGACGAGGCGCCGGACGACTGCGGCTCCCGGGAGGAGTGGACGCTTCTTTTCTGGACGTCGTTGGCCGTCATCGTCCCGGTGATCATCACGCTGTGGTGCAGCGCGCAGAGCTCCAAGCGGAAGACGCACATGAAGGATTTCTTCCGCAAGAGCAAACACGGCTGGCGCTACACGGACCTGTTCAACAAGCCCACCTACTGCTGCGTGTGCGCCCAGCACATCCTGCGGGGCGCTTTCTGCGACTGCTGCGGCGTGTGCGCCGACGAGCAGTGTCTGCGTCGGGCCGACCGGAGCCTGTCGTGCAAGGAGATCATGGCCCCCTTCAGCCCAGACGGAGCCGTAGAGCACCGTTGGGTCCGCGGAAACGTGCCGCTCGCCAGCTACTGTGCGGTGTGCAAGCAGCAGTGCGGGACGCAGCCGAAGCTGTGCGACTTCAG gtgtgtgtggtgtcagaCCACAGTACACGATGACTGCATGGACGCGCAGGAGGACGCGGGTCAGTGTGACCTGGGAGAGTTCCACGACCTCATCATCCCGCCTCACTACCTCTACCTCGTCAACAAGCTTCGGCGCAGACACCCTGATGAGTACAGCAAG CTGGCAGCTTCCTGTGGCTCTGGCTGGACTCCGGTTCTGGTGCTGGCGAACACTCGGAGCGGTAACAACATGGGGGAGGCGCTCCTGGGGGAGTTTCGCACCCTTCTCAATCCCGTGCAG GTGTTTGACCTGTCCGTGCTGACTCCCTCCAAAGCCCTCCAGCTGTGCACCCTGCTGCCCCCCGGCAGCGTCCGGGTGTTGGTGTGTGGGGGCGACGGAACGGTGGGCTGGGTGCTGGATGCAATCGACGCCATGAAGCTGAAG GGTCAGGACCAGTTTATGCCCAGGGTGACCATCCTGCCCCTGGGCACCGGAAACGACCTGTCCAACACTCTAGGCTGGGGGGCGGGGTATGCTGGGGAGATCCCCGTGGAACAGGTTCTCCGTAACATCCTTGATGCAGAGGTGGTCAAAATGGacag GTGGAAAGTCCAGGTGGCATCAAAGGGCCTCTACTTCCGAAAGCCAAAGGTGAGTTGGATCTGTTGCCCAGGCCTTGTGGGAGGGGCTTTGGATTCACAGGAAGCTGCCTGTCCCCTTCAGGTTCTGTCCATGAACAACTATTTCTCCGTCGGGCCTGACGCCCTGATGGCGCTTAACTTCCACGCACACCGCGAGAAAACGCCGTCCTTCTTCTCCAGTCGCATCATCAACAAG GCCGTTTATTTCCTGTATGGCACCAAAGATTGTTTAGTGCAGGAGTGTAAGGATCTGGATAAGAGGATCGAG CTGGACTTGGATGGGGAGCGGGTGACGCTCCCCAGCCTGGAGGGCATCATCGTGTGTAACATCGGCTACTGGGGTGGGGGCTGCAGACTGTGGGAAGGTATGGGGGATGAGCCCTGCCCCCCCACACG GCTGGACGACGGCCTTCTAGAGGTGGTGGGGGTGTTCGGATCCTTCCACTGCGCTCAGATACAGGTCAAGCTGGCCAATCCCATACGGCTGGGACAGGCCCACACTGTCAGG CTGGTTCTGAAGAGCTCCAAGATGCCCATGCAGGTGGACGGGGAGCCGTGGGCCCAGGGGCCCtgcaccatcaccatcacacacaagACCCAGACCCTCATGCTGTACCACAGCGCAGAGCAAAcggacgacgacgacgacgaatCCAGCGCCTCTGAGACAGAGAGCCCCACCCCTCACGGCTCTCCCAAACCCCAGGGGCCGGTCTCTGCCCAGGCGTGA
- the dgke gene encoding diacylglycerol kinase epsilon isoform X2, producing MCRGGDEAPDDCGSREEWTLLFWTSLAVIVPVIITLWCSAQSSKRKTHMKDFFRKSKHGWRYTDLFNKPTYCCVCAQHILRGAFCDCCGVCADEQCLRRADRSLSCKEIMAPFSPDGAVEHRWVRGNVPLASYCAVCKQQCGTQPKLCDFRCVWCQTTVHDDCMDAQEDAGQCDLGEFHDLIIPPHYLYLVNKLRRRHPDEYSKLAASCGSGWTPVLVLANTRSGNNMGEALLGEFRTLLNPVQVFDLSVLTPSKALQLCTLLPPGSVRVLVCGGDGTVGWVLDAIDAMKLKGQDQFMPRVTILPLGTGNDLSNTLGWGAGYAGEIPVEQVLRNILDAEVVKMDRWKVQVASKGLYFRKPKVLSMNNYFSVGPDALMALNFHAHREKTPSFFSSRIINKAVYFLYGTKDCLVQECKDLDKRIELDLDGERVTLPSLEGIIVCNIGYWGGGCRLWEGMGDEPCPPTRLDDGLLEVVGVFGSFHCAQIQVKLANPIRLGQAHTVRLVLKSSKMPMQVDGEPWAQGPCTITITHKTQTLMLYHSAEQTDDDDDESSASETESPTPHGSPKPQGPVSAQA from the exons ATGTGTCGGGGAGGAGACGAGGCGCCGGACGACTGCGGCTCCCGGGAGGAGTGGACGCTTCTTTTCTGGACGTCGTTGGCCGTCATCGTCCCGGTGATCATCACGCTGTGGTGCAGCGCGCAGAGCTCCAAGCGGAAGACGCACATGAAGGATTTCTTCCGCAAGAGCAAACACGGCTGGCGCTACACGGACCTGTTCAACAAGCCCACCTACTGCTGCGTGTGCGCCCAGCACATCCTGCGGGGCGCTTTCTGCGACTGCTGCGGCGTGTGCGCCGACGAGCAGTGTCTGCGTCGGGCCGACCGGAGCCTGTCGTGCAAGGAGATCATGGCCCCCTTCAGCCCAGACGGAGCCGTAGAGCACCGTTGGGTCCGCGGAAACGTGCCGCTCGCCAGCTACTGTGCGGTGTGCAAGCAGCAGTGCGGGACGCAGCCGAAGCTGTGCGACTTCAG gtgtgtgtggtgtcagaCCACAGTACACGATGACTGCATGGACGCGCAGGAGGACGCGGGTCAGTGTGACCTGGGAGAGTTCCACGACCTCATCATCCCGCCTCACTACCTCTACCTCGTCAACAAGCTTCGGCGCAGACACCCTGATGAGTACAGCAAG CTGGCAGCTTCCTGTGGCTCTGGCTGGACTCCGGTTCTGGTGCTGGCGAACACTCGGAGCGGTAACAACATGGGGGAGGCGCTCCTGGGGGAGTTTCGCACCCTTCTCAATCCCGTGCAG GTGTTTGACCTGTCCGTGCTGACTCCCTCCAAAGCCCTCCAGCTGTGCACCCTGCTGCCCCCCGGCAGCGTCCGGGTGTTGGTGTGTGGGGGCGACGGAACGGTGGGCTGGGTGCTGGATGCAATCGACGCCATGAAGCTGAAG GGTCAGGACCAGTTTATGCCCAGGGTGACCATCCTGCCCCTGGGCACCGGAAACGACCTGTCCAACACTCTAGGCTGGGGGGCGGGGTATGCTGGGGAGATCCCCGTGGAACAGGTTCTCCGTAACATCCTTGATGCAGAGGTGGTCAAAATGGacag GTGGAAAGTCCAGGTGGCATCAAAGGGCCTCTACTTCCGAAAGCCAAAG GTTCTGTCCATGAACAACTATTTCTCCGTCGGGCCTGACGCCCTGATGGCGCTTAACTTCCACGCACACCGCGAGAAAACGCCGTCCTTCTTCTCCAGTCGCATCATCAACAAG GCCGTTTATTTCCTGTATGGCACCAAAGATTGTTTAGTGCAGGAGTGTAAGGATCTGGATAAGAGGATCGAG CTGGACTTGGATGGGGAGCGGGTGACGCTCCCCAGCCTGGAGGGCATCATCGTGTGTAACATCGGCTACTGGGGTGGGGGCTGCAGACTGTGGGAAGGTATGGGGGATGAGCCCTGCCCCCCCACACG GCTGGACGACGGCCTTCTAGAGGTGGTGGGGGTGTTCGGATCCTTCCACTGCGCTCAGATACAGGTCAAGCTGGCCAATCCCATACGGCTGGGACAGGCCCACACTGTCAGG CTGGTTCTGAAGAGCTCCAAGATGCCCATGCAGGTGGACGGGGAGCCGTGGGCCCAGGGGCCCtgcaccatcaccatcacacacaagACCCAGACCCTCATGCTGTACCACAGCGCAGAGCAAAcggacgacgacgacgacgaatCCAGCGCCTCTGAGACAGAGAGCCCCACCCCTCACGGCTCTCCCAAACCCCAGGGGCCGGTCTCTGCCCAGGCGTGA
- the dgke gene encoding diacylglycerol kinase epsilon isoform X3 — translation MCRGGDEAPDDCGSREEWTLLFWTSLAVIVPVIITLWCSAQSSKRKTHMKDFFRKSKHGWRYTDLFNKPTYCCVCAQHILRGAFCDCCGVCADEQCLRRADRSLSCKEIMAPFSPDGAVEHRWVRGNVPLASYCAVCKQQCGTQPKLCDFRCVWCQTTVHDDCMDAQEDAGQCDLGEFHDLIIPPHYLYLVNKLRRRHPDEYSKLAASCGSGWTPVLVLANTRSGNNMGEALLGEFRTLLNPVQVFDLSVLTPSKALQLCTLLPPGSVRVLVCGGDGTVGWVLDAIDAMKLKGQDQFMPRVTILPLGTGNDLSNTLGWGAGYAGEIPVEQVLRNILDAEVVKMDRWKVQVASKGLYFRKPKVSWICCPGLVGGALDSQEAACPLQVLSMNNYFSVGPDALMALNFHAHREKTPSFFSSRIINKAVYFLYGTKDCLVQECKDLDKRIEVWDAGSCDRCLFTLSWTWMGSG, via the exons ATGTGTCGGGGAGGAGACGAGGCGCCGGACGACTGCGGCTCCCGGGAGGAGTGGACGCTTCTTTTCTGGACGTCGTTGGCCGTCATCGTCCCGGTGATCATCACGCTGTGGTGCAGCGCGCAGAGCTCCAAGCGGAAGACGCACATGAAGGATTTCTTCCGCAAGAGCAAACACGGCTGGCGCTACACGGACCTGTTCAACAAGCCCACCTACTGCTGCGTGTGCGCCCAGCACATCCTGCGGGGCGCTTTCTGCGACTGCTGCGGCGTGTGCGCCGACGAGCAGTGTCTGCGTCGGGCCGACCGGAGCCTGTCGTGCAAGGAGATCATGGCCCCCTTCAGCCCAGACGGAGCCGTAGAGCACCGTTGGGTCCGCGGAAACGTGCCGCTCGCCAGCTACTGTGCGGTGTGCAAGCAGCAGTGCGGGACGCAGCCGAAGCTGTGCGACTTCAG gtgtgtgtggtgtcagaCCACAGTACACGATGACTGCATGGACGCGCAGGAGGACGCGGGTCAGTGTGACCTGGGAGAGTTCCACGACCTCATCATCCCGCCTCACTACCTCTACCTCGTCAACAAGCTTCGGCGCAGACACCCTGATGAGTACAGCAAG CTGGCAGCTTCCTGTGGCTCTGGCTGGACTCCGGTTCTGGTGCTGGCGAACACTCGGAGCGGTAACAACATGGGGGAGGCGCTCCTGGGGGAGTTTCGCACCCTTCTCAATCCCGTGCAG GTGTTTGACCTGTCCGTGCTGACTCCCTCCAAAGCCCTCCAGCTGTGCACCCTGCTGCCCCCCGGCAGCGTCCGGGTGTTGGTGTGTGGGGGCGACGGAACGGTGGGCTGGGTGCTGGATGCAATCGACGCCATGAAGCTGAAG GGTCAGGACCAGTTTATGCCCAGGGTGACCATCCTGCCCCTGGGCACCGGAAACGACCTGTCCAACACTCTAGGCTGGGGGGCGGGGTATGCTGGGGAGATCCCCGTGGAACAGGTTCTCCGTAACATCCTTGATGCAGAGGTGGTCAAAATGGacag GTGGAAAGTCCAGGTGGCATCAAAGGGCCTCTACTTCCGAAAGCCAAAGGTGAGTTGGATCTGTTGCCCAGGCCTTGTGGGAGGGGCTTTGGATTCACAGGAAGCTGCCTGTCCCCTTCAGGTTCTGTCCATGAACAACTATTTCTCCGTCGGGCCTGACGCCCTGATGGCGCTTAACTTCCACGCACACCGCGAGAAAACGCCGTCCTTCTTCTCCAGTCGCATCATCAACAAG GCCGTTTATTTCCTGTATGGCACCAAAGATTGTTTAGTGCAGGAGTGTAAGGATCTGGATAAGAGGATCGAGGTATGGGACGCCGGATCAtgtgacagatgtttgtttacaCTCAG CTGGACTTGGATGGGGAGCGGGTGA
- the c8h17orf67 gene encoding uncharacterized protein C17orf67 homolog: MQCFCGDAEEEETLAFAPLDGGPLSREGSGRTRMNRMKKLVVLLFCLVLLTIDTDANPVIKESFAKQLLRSKRQDRPMKAGHPDEPMREHLLHMQALDQRAQETNLENWLNPHCSPRCDRNYGHPV; this comes from the exons ATGCAGTGTTTCTGTGGTGacgctgaggaggaggagacttTAGCCTTCGCCCCTCTGGACGGGGGACCTCTGAGCAGAGAAGGCTCAGGCAGGACGAGGATGAACAGGATGAAGAAGCTGGTGGTGCTTTTGTTCTGTCTGGTCCTGCTGACCATCGACACAG ATGCCAACCCCGTCATCAAGGAGAGCTTCGCCAAGCAGCTGCTGCGTAGCAAGAGGCAGGATCGACCAATGAAGGCTGGCCACCCCGACGAGCCAATGAGG GAGCATCTGCTCCACATGCAGGCTCTGGACCAGCGGGCTCAGGAGACCAACCTGGAGAACTGGCTGAACCCCCACTGCTCCCCCCGCTGCGACAGGAACTACGGACACCCCGTGTGA
- the cbx8b gene encoding chromobox protein homolog 8b: MVCREFRVAGTGEKLSAALALATSELTAASSAGGDMELSAVGERVFAAESIIKRRIRKGRIEYLVKWKGWSPKYSTWEPEENILDSRLFAAFEQRERERELYGPKKRGPKPKTFLLKAQAKLKGKSYDFRSEAVRGMHISYPTPEPVVTPRAREGLRAVVPTIFPPSAVNRGESVHIRQLELQQQAGPEGLIHTPKKRGPKPKPRFKDGGCSAAGSEPQKRRAEEQGGHIHHKLSKLHGGEDKRLVKVSHRYPGSYAHSHKHPPYHHHHPHHHHRTHERGGSTGSSYRKYYSARGPDAVPHRTKDAFKASPPVRLPQMDRPYFLDRPSPPRLDVDLDEVRWRPSLRNVEEVLVTDVTSNFLTVTIKESSTSKGFFKDKR, from the exons ATGGTCTGTCGGGAATTCAGAGTGGCTGGGACTGGAGAGAAGCTATCTGCTGCGCTAGCGTTAGCCACCAGCGAGCTAACGGCAGCTAGCAGCGCGGGGGGAGACATGGAGCTGTCCGCCGTCGGGGAGAGGGTGTTCGCCGCCGAGTCGATCATCAAACGGAGGATCAGGAAG GGTCGGATCGAATACCTGGTGAAATGGAAGGGCTGGTCCCCCAA ATACAGCACCTGGGAGCCGGAGGAGAACATTCTGGACTCCCGCCTGTTCGCTGCGTTCGAGCAGAG GGAGCGCGAAAGGGAGCTGTACGGGCCCAAGAAGAGGGGGCCGAAGCCCAAGACGTTCCTGCTCAAG GCTCAGGCTAAACTCAAAGGCAAATCCTACGACTTCAGGAGCGAAGCTGTCCGAGGGATGCACATCAGCTACCCCACGCCGGAGCCGGTGGTCACCCCCAGGGCCAGGGAGGGCCTGAGAGCCGTCGTCCCCACCATCTTCCCCCCCAGCGCCGTCAACCGCGGTGAGAGCGTCCACATCCGACAGTTGGAGCTCCAGCAGCAAGCCGGTCCAGAAGGTCTCATCCACACCCCCAAAAAACGAGGCCCCAAGCCCAAGCCTCGTTTCAAGGACGGCGGCTGCAGCGCCGCGGGGTCAGAGCCCCAAAAGAGGAGGGCCGAAGAGCAGGGGGGCCACATCCATCACAAATTGAGTAAGCTCCACGGGGGGGAGGACAAGAGGCTGGTCAAAGTCTCCCATCGGTACCCAGGGAGCTACGCTCACAGTCACAAACACCCCCCctatcaccaccaccacccccaccaccaccaccgcacACACGAGCGAGGAGGCTCCACCGGAAGCTCCTACAGGAAGTACTACTCAGCCCGTGGGCCGGACGCGGTCCCACACAGGACTAAGGACGCCTTCAAAGCCAGCCCCCCCGTCAGACTGCCGCAGATGGACAGGCCGTACTTCTTGGACCGGCCGTCCCCCCCCAGGCTGGACGTGGACTTGGACGAGGTGAGGTGGAGGCCCTCCCTCCGCAACGTGGAGGAGGTCCTGGTGACGGACGTGACCAGCAACTTCCTGACCGTCACCATCAAGGAGAGCAGTACCTCCAAGGGCTTCTTCAAGGACAAGAGATGA